Genomic window (Candidatus Methylomirabilis sp.):
TCATCATCCTGACCCACAATGGCCTTGAGCACACCCGGAAGTGTTTGGCGAGTATCGAGGCCCACACGCCAGAGTTGCATGAGCTTGTCATCGTCGATAACGGCTCAGACGATGGGACAATTGAGTACCTGCGTAGCTACATGGCTGCGCATGACAACGTGCGCGTCATCGCAAATCGGAGCAATCGAGGCTTCGCCGCCGGGAACAATCAGGGGTTGGCATTAGCTCGAGGCGACTATCTGTTGCTACTCAACAACGACACCATCGTCACTATAGGCTGGCTTCAGCGGATGCTGCAGGTGTTCCTAGCGCATCCTGACGTTGGTATCGTCGGGCCGATGTCCAATTATGTTTCGGGCCCCCAACTGGTCCGGGAGGTCTCCTACAAGGGCCCAGAGGGGCTTGAAGCTTTCGCTGTGAAGTGGGCTCAAGGCCACGACGGGCAAAGCGCCGAGGCGACCCGGGTGGTTGGCTTCTGCCTGCTGACGCGGAAGGAGGTCATTGCGCGCATCGGTGGGTTGGACGAGCAGTTCGGCAGCGGCAATTTTGAGGATGACGACTTCTGCATTCGGGCGTTTCAGGTCGGCTTTCGAGCGCGGATCGCGCTGGATGCCTTCATTCATCATACCGGAAGCCAGACGTTCAAATCCGCCAAGATCGATTACCGTCAAAGCCTCATGCGTAACTGGGAGCTGTTCAAGGCGAAGTGGGACATCCCTGCGGACGCCCCCTACGAAAAGGGATATCGCTTTCCGGCTCAGACAGCCAGGGAATCAAACCCGTCTATCCCGCTTCCGGATGTCGGCGCCGACCATTGGTGTGAGGACCAAAGCCACTGGTGGCAGGAGACCTGTGGTGAGCCTGTCGAACGCATTGATAAGGTTGTGAGCCAGGCTCAGCCAGCCGTGACAGGGGAGGCGCCGCTCAGTGTCGTCATCGTTTCCAACGGCCATGGGCTTGCCCCCCTGTGGCCGTCGCTTGTCCAGCATGCGAAGCACCCGCTGGCAATTACCATTCTTCCATCACACGGAAACGGCAATGGCGCTGAGCCGGCGCATGAAGCGGTGTGCCCCGGCGGGTGGCGGATCGGCACAAGCAATCTCCCCACCGTCCGGCTGCTCAATCAGCTCCTGGAATCTGTTCACGACGATCCGGTGATTCTGCTCTCCAGTGACCTGATCCTTACGCCGGGGTGGCTTAAGCGCCTACTGGCGGCGTTCGACCGTGACCGGCGCATCGCCGTCGTTGGTCCAACGTTGAATCAAGGTCCAGCCACCCAGCGGGTCAAGGCTGACTACAAAGGGACCGGCAAAGCGCTTCGGCAGTTCGCTCTGCGCCGGGCGCACCGATACGGGGAGAAACTGGCGGAGGTGGACAACCTCGCCCCTTTCTGTACCATCTTCAAAGGCAGTACATGCCGCGCCGTCGAGCCGCTTCGCGAAGATCTGGACCTTTCGACCTCGCTACACGACTACTTTGCCAGACTCCGGCAGGCCGGCTGTACAGTGGCCGTAGCGCTGGATGCCTATGTGCATTACGAGCCGCCTGCCGATCTGCCCTCGAGGGGGCCTCGCCGAGCTGACGCCGACCCTTGACGCGCTTGCCACGATGGCTACCAGGTACTCCGCTAGAAGTCAAGGTCTGCACGTAAGCGATACCGCTTAATGATTTGTCGAGACCGACCGATAATATCCTGTGTGCGCGAGAGGGAGGGTAATCCGGGACCGCGAGATGGGCTCCTGGCGACTCGAAACGTGCTGAGAATATGGGTGATCTGTAGATTACCAAACCGGTTCAAGGAGAGATCATGAGCCGCTCAACCATCGTGTTCGATACGGCTGAAGGAGAGTTGAACGAGATCGCGGGTCGTATTCGAGAGGTCTCCGCGATGATGCCTCAGCTTGTGATGGAGATCATTCGGATTGTCAACGATCCGCGATCGTCGGCGATCGAGTTGCAGGTCGCGGTCGAACGCGACCCCTCGTTGGCTGCGCGCCTGCTACGAACGGCGAACTCAGCCGCCTATGGCCTGCGCCGGCAAGTCGGCACCGTACGTGATGCGATCATCTACCTGGGGTACAATGAAGTCAAGAATCTCGCCGCTACCGCGTCCCTCGCTGACATCTTCAAGGCGGACGCCACGGTTGGCTGTTATAGTCGGAAGGGCCTCTGGCGACATCTGGTTTCTGTGGCGGTTGCGTCCCGTTTTGTGGCATCGCGTTGTGGCGTCCGGCGGTATGAGGAGGCCTACATGGCCGGTCTATTGCACGATTTTGGCCTCATTCTAATGGATCAGTTTGTACATAAGGCCTTCAACGACATCGTGAGGGTGGTCTCGACCGGCAGACCGCTTTGCGAATGTGAGCGGCAGAGGCTGGGATTTGACCAC
Coding sequences:
- a CDS encoding HDOD domain-containing protein produces the protein MSRSTIVFDTAEGELNEIAGRIREVSAMMPQLVMEIIRIVNDPRSSAIELQVAVERDPSLAARLLRTANSAAYGLRRQVGTVRDAIIYLGYNEVKNLAATASLADIFKADATVGCYSRKGLWRHLVSVAVASRFVASRCGVRRYEEAYMAGLLHDFGLILMDQFVHKAFNDIVRVVSTGRPLCECERQRLGFDHTQLGERVACHWNLPASTMAAIRYHHRADVCEGDSRPIAQAVEIADFLCSAKQRSAIGIGRVDSPSGSIFAALSIDRQGYTVLWDDLDRELAKADVLMGLE